One Natrinema marinum genomic window carries:
- the meaB gene encoding methylmalonyl Co-A mutase-associated GTPase MeaB has product MSMDAADESLLEELLAGQHRALARVISKIENRSPGYRELVSELYAHTGNADVIGITGSPGAGKSTLVDKLAEAYRDRGETVGIIAIDPSSPFTGGAVLGDRIRMASTVGDMDVFVRSMSARGTLGGLSTATADAVKAMDAFGKDKIIIETVGAGQNEIDIVRTADSVAVLVPPGSGDDIQTLKAGILEIADIFVVNKADRDGADRTVQELRDMIQLGDESGLAGGGGHHSQEVIDAHDDWDGEPADDGGADEGWSTPIVETVAIHGTGVDEFIDELAAHRDYLVDSGEHAEQVRTRYAEEIRTLLREDLHAVLEDELAAAGGIDDLAEAVRRGETDPYSIASDVLEPVEACLADLETGADASRRRE; this is encoded by the coding sequence ATGAGCATGGACGCCGCCGACGAATCGCTGCTCGAGGAGCTGCTGGCGGGGCAACACCGCGCGCTCGCCCGTGTCATCTCGAAGATCGAGAACCGATCGCCTGGCTACCGCGAGCTGGTCTCGGAACTCTACGCGCACACGGGCAACGCCGACGTGATCGGCATCACCGGCTCGCCGGGCGCGGGCAAGTCCACGTTGGTCGACAAACTCGCCGAGGCCTACCGCGACCGAGGCGAAACTGTCGGCATCATCGCGATCGACCCCTCTTCGCCGTTTACCGGCGGGGCCGTGCTGGGCGATCGGATCCGGATGGCTTCCACCGTCGGCGACATGGACGTCTTCGTCCGCTCGATGAGCGCCCGCGGCACCCTCGGCGGGCTCTCGACGGCGACTGCGGACGCGGTCAAGGCCATGGACGCCTTCGGCAAGGACAAAATCATCATCGAGACCGTCGGCGCCGGGCAAAACGAGATCGACATCGTCCGGACCGCCGACAGCGTCGCCGTCCTCGTCCCGCCGGGCTCGGGCGACGACATCCAGACGCTGAAAGCTGGCATCCTCGAGATCGCCGACATCTTCGTCGTCAACAAGGCCGACCGCGACGGCGCTGACCGGACCGTCCAGGAGCTGCGTGACATGATCCAGCTCGGCGACGAGAGCGGCCTCGCCGGTGGCGGCGGCCACCACAGCCAGGAGGTCATCGACGCCCACGACGACTGGGACGGCGAACCAGCCGACGACGGCGGGGCCGATGAGGGCTGGTCGACGCCGATCGTCGAGACCGTCGCCATCCACGGCACCGGCGTCGACGAGTTCATCGACGAACTCGCGGCCCACCGGGACTACCTCGTCGACTCGGGCGAACACGCCGAGCAGGTGCGCACGCGCTACGCCGAGGAGATCCGCACCCTGCTGCGCGAAGACCTCCACGCCGTGCTCGAGGACGAACTCGCCGCCGCCGGCGGGATCGACGACCTCGCCGAGGCCGTCCGCCGGGGCGAGACCGATCCCTACTCGATCGCGAGCGACGTTCTCGAGCCCGTCGAAGCCTGTCTCGCGGACCTCGAGACCGGCGCGGACGCGAGCCGCCGACGGGAGTGA
- a CDS encoding alpha/beta fold hydrolase codes for MKARTVLGAALGTVGGAVLGNRLLKRRAGDLENPLPGIERTYRWRGIETSYTVAGDPNDPDMLLLHGVYAGASSNEFAPIVEQLAENYHVHAVDLPGFARSERPPLVYSASLYAEFIRDFVGEITDEPIVVASSMTGAFAVDAADETDIERLVLICPTEETADARPWVRTLLRTPIVGTTLYNLLASKPAIRYFYDRDGYYDADRIDSDEVQYAWDSAHQPGSRYAPASFAAGTLDPEFDLATELASLETPTTLVWGRDADLVPLREGRDLAEAADLDLVVIDYATQLPHAEHPAKFVEYLSAELPRAGTRE; via the coding sequence ATGAAAGCCCGAACAGTCCTCGGTGCAGCGCTCGGAACCGTCGGCGGGGCCGTCCTCGGAAACCGTCTTCTGAAACGACGTGCCGGCGACCTCGAGAACCCGCTCCCCGGCATCGAACGGACCTACCGCTGGCGAGGGATCGAGACGAGCTACACCGTCGCCGGCGATCCGAACGATCCCGACATGCTCTTGCTCCACGGGGTTTACGCGGGCGCGAGCAGCAACGAGTTCGCGCCGATCGTCGAACAACTGGCAGAGAACTACCACGTTCATGCGGTCGACCTCCCCGGCTTTGCCCGCTCCGAGCGGCCGCCGCTGGTCTACTCGGCCTCGCTGTACGCCGAGTTCATTCGGGATTTCGTGGGCGAAATCACCGACGAGCCGATCGTCGTCGCCTCCTCAATGACCGGCGCGTTCGCCGTCGACGCCGCCGACGAGACCGATATCGAACGGCTGGTGTTGATCTGTCCGACCGAGGAGACCGCCGACGCGCGACCGTGGGTCCGGACCCTCCTGCGGACGCCGATCGTCGGGACCACGCTGTACAACCTGCTCGCGAGCAAGCCCGCGATCCGATACTTCTACGACCGCGACGGTTACTACGACGCCGACCGCATCGATTCCGACGAGGTCCAGTACGCCTGGGACAGCGCCCATCAGCCCGGATCGCGCTACGCACCCGCCTCCTTCGCCGCGGGCACGCTCGACCCCGAGTTCGATCTCGCGACGGAACTGGCAAGTCTGGAAACGCCGACGACGCTCGTCTGGGGTCGCGACGCCGATCTCGTGCCGCTTCGGGAGGGTCGTGACCTCGCGGAGGCAGCGGATCTCGATCTGGTCGTCATCGACTACGCGACCCAACTGCCCCACGCCGAACACCCCGCCAAATTCGTCGAGTACCTGAGCGCGGAACTGCCGCGGGCGGGCACCCGCGAGTAA